In Janthinobacterium sp. 67, a genomic segment contains:
- a CDS encoding sensor domain-containing diguanylate cyclase, translating into MHAVKEAAHTDAVPVQPEISSKHKRPVIVWASIAFFGMCAMLLGMTFWIVWSSREVRLHEAQATTEHMARTLATQAYMELEVADVMLEDIVEHIRNEGNNDATGERLQSHLQQLSKNIVEIAGVFIFDSRGDWLASSSGAGQDGNNADRDYFTYHKTHAQLGSRISAPVRSKSSGQWVLPVSRRVELADGSFAGVVLVTLGLASFERIYDSLNLGNTGTAFFALDDGTLIYRRPFQTNVIGMDISSGAVLRAYREKGPVGTAMMTAKVDEIERLYSYRHLQRFPVIVAAGLSEEDIFAEWQRLSMQIVLASLAAGAALIYLFRKLMRQIAIRDRIEASLRLASTQLQRANADLAARASQDGLTGLANRRCFDETLAHELKRAQRDGHAVSLIMLDVDFFKKFNDQYGHVAGDACLQAVSGAVARSVGRAEDLAARYGGEEFAVIMPGTGAAGALEVAETIRSAVEALQIPHAASANGIVTVSLGAATVQSSQVHCTDSSELIRQADTLLYQSKNTGRNRVSGGGPAT; encoded by the coding sequence ATGCACGCCGTAAAAGAAGCAGCACATACCGACGCCGTCCCGGTGCAGCCGGAGATCTCGAGCAAGCACAAGCGGCCAGTGATCGTCTGGGCCAGCATCGCCTTCTTTGGCATGTGCGCCATGCTGCTTGGCATGACCTTCTGGATCGTCTGGTCTTCGCGCGAAGTGCGCTTGCACGAAGCGCAGGCGACGACGGAACACATGGCGCGCACCCTGGCGACCCAAGCGTACATGGAACTGGAAGTGGCCGATGTGATGCTGGAAGATATCGTCGAGCATATCCGCAACGAAGGCAATAATGACGCTACCGGCGAGCGGCTGCAATCGCATCTGCAGCAGTTGTCGAAAAATATCGTGGAAATTGCCGGCGTCTTCATTTTCGACAGCCGCGGAGACTGGCTGGCCAGCTCGTCCGGCGCCGGGCAGGACGGCAACAATGCGGACCGCGACTACTTTACTTATCACAAGACGCATGCGCAGCTGGGCAGCCGCATCAGCGCGCCCGTGCGCAGCAAATCCAGCGGGCAATGGGTCTTGCCCGTATCGCGCCGAGTGGAATTGGCGGACGGCTCGTTTGCCGGCGTGGTGCTGGTCACCCTGGGGCTTGCCTCCTTCGAACGCATCTACGATAGCCTCAACCTTGGCAATACGGGCACGGCCTTCTTTGCCCTCGATGACGGCACCTTGATCTACCGTCGGCCATTCCAGACCAATGTCATCGGCATGGATATTTCGTCGGGCGCAGTCCTGCGCGCCTACCGCGAAAAAGGGCCGGTCGGCACGGCCATGATGACGGCGAAGGTGGACGAGATCGAACGGCTGTACAGCTATCGCCACCTGCAGCGCTTTCCCGTCATCGTGGCGGCGGGGCTATCGGAGGAAGATATTTTCGCCGAATGGCAACGCTTGAGCATGCAAATCGTGCTGGCGTCGCTGGCGGCAGGCGCGGCGCTGATCTATCTGTTCCGCAAGCTGATGCGGCAAATTGCCATACGCGACCGTATCGAGGCCAGCCTGCGCCTGGCCAGTACGCAATTGCAGCGCGCCAATGCGGACCTGGCGGCGCGGGCGTCGCAAGACGGCTTGACGGGACTGGCCAACCGCCGCTGTTTCGACGAAACCCTGGCGCATGAACTCAAGCGCGCCCAGCGCGACGGACACGCAGTGTCGCTGATCATGCTGGACGTGGATTTCTTCAAGAAATTCAACGACCAGTATGGTCACGTGGCGGGCGACGCCTGCCTGCAGGCAGTTTCCGGCGCCGTGGCGCGCAGCGTCGGCCGGGCCGAAGACCTGGCGGCGCGCTATGGCGGCGAAGAATTCGCCGTGATCATGCCCGGCACGGGCGCGGCTGGCGCCCTGGAAGTCGCGGAAACCATCCGCTCGGCAGTGGAAGCGCTGCAGATACCCCACGCGGCCAGCGCAAACGGCATCGTGACCGTCAGCCTGGGCGCAGCCACAGTCCAGTCCAGCCAGGTACATTGCACGGATAGCAGCGAACTGATACGCCAGGCAGATACCTTGCTTTACCAGTCGAAAAACACGGGCCGCAACCGCGTCAGCGGCGGCGGACCTGCAACATGA
- a CDS encoding CPBP family intramembrane glutamic endopeptidase: MSGKRIALTMPLSLIALAVWLGLSMGGRWLEAAGYALPGAAVTGRIGLSWALAALFALALLLASSGRREAGLGAPQPWKSLWLVCPPLLYALLMLLLAWAGGWPQPRVLLIVACNAALVAISEELMFRAILLQGMLNRYAVWPAVLMSSALFGLAHTANGLATGDVSGALWQALAAALQGVGYAAIRLRTRSVWPMIVVHGLWDYALVTATLPNPAEDGASILPYIALLAVLPLCLYGAYLLRPSQRAAILQA; this comes from the coding sequence ATGTCCGGAAAAAGAATCGCCCTCACCATGCCGCTGTCCCTCATCGCGCTGGCCGTCTGGCTTGGCTTGAGCATGGGCGGCCGCTGGCTGGAAGCCGCCGGCTACGCCTTGCCGGGCGCAGCCGTCACCGGCCGTATCGGCCTGTCTTGGGCGCTGGCCGCCCTGTTCGCGCTGGCGCTGCTACTGGCGTCAAGCGGACGCCGCGAAGCGGGCCTGGGCGCGCCGCAGCCCTGGAAATCGCTGTGGCTCGTCTGCCCTCCCCTGCTGTATGCGCTGCTGATGCTGTTGCTGGCCTGGGCCGGCGGCTGGCCGCAGCCGCGCGTGCTGCTGATCGTCGCCTGCAATGCGGCGCTGGTGGCCATCTCGGAAGAACTGATGTTCCGCGCCATCTTGCTGCAAGGCATGCTGAACCGCTACGCCGTCTGGCCGGCCGTATTGATGTCATCGGCGCTGTTCGGCCTGGCCCATACGGCCAACGGCCTGGCCACGGGCGACGTCAGCGGCGCCTTGTGGCAAGCCTTGGCCGCCGCCTTGCAGGGCGTCGGCTATGCGGCCATCCGCCTGCGCACCCGCTCGGTATGGCCCATGATCGTCGTGCATGGCCTGTGGGACTACGCGCTGGTGACGGCCACCTTGCCCAACCCGGCCGAAGACGGCGCATCGATCCTGCCGTACATCGCCCTGCTGGCCGTGCTGCCCCTGTGCCTGTACGGTGCCTACCTGCTGCGCCCCAGCCAGCGCGCGGCCATCTTGCAAGCATAA
- a CDS encoding DUF6624 domain-containing protein gives MRHLLCATLLCFSNHAGAFELSGAIRSNGAPLPPAISIIAERMHGEPQIHGTVENGRYRIDVPENTLLALVVRAPQWEAEPRLIHDAATAGAPDILLYRTAVPEAALAQELLAMEKEDVAARTDWPATGVDLQARQRMRETDARNEARLRHIIASKGWPTQTMVGYKAAASAWLIAQHGSSAFLKSSLVLMRTAAAQGEITPSRLALTIDRDLTNDKLPQLYGSQFQTGSDGKSVAFPIADPQHLEQRRASVGLEPFAQYRQFFE, from the coding sequence ATGCGACACCTGCTTTGCGCCACCCTGCTCTGCTTCAGCAACCATGCGGGCGCCTTCGAACTGAGCGGCGCCATCCGCAGCAACGGCGCGCCGCTGCCGCCCGCCATCAGCATCATTGCCGAGCGCATGCACGGCGAGCCGCAGATACATGGCACGGTCGAGAACGGCCGTTACCGCATCGACGTGCCGGAAAACACCTTGCTGGCGCTGGTCGTGCGGGCGCCGCAATGGGAGGCGGAACCGAGACTCATCCACGACGCTGCCACGGCAGGCGCGCCGGATATCCTGCTGTATCGGACGGCGGTGCCGGAAGCGGCGCTGGCGCAGGAATTGCTGGCCATGGAAAAGGAAGACGTGGCCGCACGCACGGATTGGCCGGCGACAGGTGTCGACCTGCAGGCACGGCAGCGCATGCGCGAGACGGATGCGAGGAACGAAGCGCGGCTGCGCCACATCATCGCCAGCAAGGGATGGCCCACGCAAACAATGGTCGGTTACAAGGCGGCGGCCAGCGCATGGCTGATCGCCCAGCATGGATCAAGTGCCTTCCTCAAAAGCAGCCTGGTGCTGATGCGCACGGCGGCCGCGCAAGGTGAAATCACGCCGTCCAGGCTGGCCCTGACGATCGACCGCGACTTGACCAATGACAAACTGCCGCAGCTGTACGGCAGCCAGTTCCAGACGGGCAGCGACGGCAAGAGCGTCGCTTTCCCCATCGCCGATCCGCAGCATCTGGAGCAGCGCCGCGCCAGCGTGGGACTGGAGCCGTTTGCACAGTACCGGCAATTCTTCGAATAG
- a CDS encoding AAA family ATPase → MTPTSSTDAAPTLHLVCGKIASGKSTLTSQLAHAPHTVRISEDTLLAQLYPGQIASLADYVACAARLRAAIAPLALQMLWAGVSVVLDFPANTPASRAWMRALFQQAGTPHVLHYLDVSDEECKARLRQRNESGLHPFSTSDAQFDDITRHFVPPDSSEGFHIVRIAA, encoded by the coding sequence ATGACCCCGACTTCCAGCACCGACGCTGCCCCCACCCTGCACCTCGTCTGCGGCAAGATAGCCTCCGGAAAATCCACTTTGACCAGCCAGCTTGCGCACGCGCCGCACACGGTGCGCATCAGCGAAGACACTTTATTGGCGCAGCTGTATCCGGGCCAGATCGCCAGCCTGGCCGATTACGTGGCGTGCGCGGCGCGGCTGCGCGCGGCCATCGCCCCCTTGGCCCTGCAGATGCTGTGGGCGGGCGTGTCCGTCGTGCTCGACTTCCCGGCAAATACGCCGGCCAGCCGCGCCTGGATGCGCGCACTGTTCCAGCAGGCGGGCACGCCGCATGTGCTCCATTACCTCGACGTTTCGGACGAAGAATGCAAGGCGCGCTTGCGCCAGCGCAATGAAAGCGGGCTGCACCCGTTCTCCACCAGCGACGCGCAATTTGATGACATCACGCGCCACTTCGTGCCGCCCGACTCTTCGGAAGGCTTTCACATCGTGCGGATTGCCGCTTAA
- a CDS encoding alpha-hydroxy acid oxidase, with protein MSIITSIEDLRVLAQKRVPRMFYDYADSGSWTESTYRANNSDFAKIKFRQRVAVNLENRSLASTMVGQHVSMPVALSPTGLTGMQHADGEILAAQAAEKFGVPFTLSTMSICSIEDVAANTTKPFWFQLYVMKDREFINRLIDRAKAAKCGALVLTLDLQVLGQRHKDLRNGLSAPPKLTIPNILNMATKPRWVAGMLGTKRRGFGNIVGHATSVSDMSSLSAWTQQQFDLSLSWADVEWIKRRWGGKLIIKGIMDPEDARLAVASGADALIVSNHGGRQLDGAQSSIEALPAIVDAVGSQIEVHMDGGIRSGQDVIKAVALGAKGVYIGRPFLYGLGAMGGPGVSKCLDIIRNELDLTMAFCGLRDLQQVDKKILLPGTF; from the coding sequence ATGAGTATCATCACCAGCATCGAAGACTTGCGCGTGCTGGCCCAGAAACGGGTGCCGCGCATGTTTTACGACTACGCCGATTCCGGCTCCTGGACGGAATCGACGTACCGTGCCAACAATAGCGATTTCGCGAAGATCAAATTCCGCCAGCGCGTGGCCGTCAACCTGGAAAACCGCAGCCTGGCTTCGACCATGGTGGGCCAGCACGTATCGATGCCGGTAGCCCTGTCGCCCACGGGCTTGACGGGCATGCAGCATGCCGATGGCGAAATCCTCGCGGCCCAGGCGGCAGAAAAATTCGGCGTGCCATTCACTCTGTCGACCATGAGTATCTGCTCGATCGAGGACGTGGCGGCGAACACGACGAAACCGTTCTGGTTCCAGTTGTACGTGATGAAGGACCGCGAATTCATCAACCGCCTGATCGACCGCGCCAAGGCGGCCAAGTGCGGCGCGCTGGTATTGACCCTGGACTTGCAGGTGCTGGGCCAGCGCCACAAGGACTTGCGCAACGGCCTGTCGGCGCCGCCCAAACTCACCATTCCCAACATCCTCAACATGGCCACCAAGCCGCGCTGGGTGGCGGGCATGCTGGGCACGAAGCGCCGCGGTTTTGGCAACATCGTCGGCCACGCCACGTCCGTCTCCGACATGTCGTCGCTGTCGGCCTGGACGCAGCAGCAGTTCGACCTGAGCCTGTCGTGGGCCGACGTGGAATGGATCAAGCGGCGCTGGGGCGGGAAACTGATCATCAAGGGCATCATGGACCCGGAAGACGCGCGCCTGGCCGTGGCAAGCGGCGCCGACGCGCTGATCGTCTCGAACCACGGCGGGCGCCAGCTCGACGGCGCGCAATCGTCGATCGAAGCCTTGCCCGCCATCGTCGACGCCGTCGGCAGCCAGATCGAAGTGCACATGGACGGCGGCATCCGCTCGGGCCAGGACGTGATCAAGGCCGTGGCCCTGGGCGCGAAAGGCGTGTACATCGGCCGCCCGTTTTTATACGGCCTGGGCGCCATGGGCGGGCCGGGCGTGAGCAAATGCCTGGACATCATCCGCAACGAGCTCGACTTGACGATGGCGTTCTGCGGCTTGCGCGACTTGCAGCAGGTGGATAAAAAGATCCTGCTGCCGGGCACGTTTTAA
- a CDS encoding phytanoyl-CoA dioxygenase family protein, whose product MQDRYQYGEDRPGNPSVAYTEQTQLRDIRKQLPLRVLSDSDFLHWQTYGYVIVKDAVSPEQVRRTTDFLWEFQGLDQQDASTWNRDQLRDHAMKELNGSGMVEAYHNQTLWDNRQTRRVYDAFVDIWDRQDLWVTIDRANLNTPNNGKRKFGGFIHWDADTTLDPLPVNVQGVLALSDTSPESGGFQCYPELFNNLLAWRKTVPADRNPWQPDLATVPYPMEFIAMKKGELLIFNSLLAHGIRPNTSTDQVRLAQYISFTPAQEDNQSLRDWRVQSWRERSAPQGYAFPGDPEEKEKLRYPQAQLTELGEKILGARAW is encoded by the coding sequence ATGCAAGACCGATATCAGTACGGCGAAGACCGTCCCGGCAACCCGTCCGTGGCCTACACGGAACAAACCCAGTTGCGCGACATCCGGAAACAGCTGCCGCTGCGCGTGCTGTCCGACAGCGATTTCTTGCACTGGCAAACCTACGGCTACGTCATCGTCAAGGATGCCGTCTCGCCAGAGCAGGTGCGCCGCACGACCGATTTCCTGTGGGAATTTCAGGGACTCGACCAGCAAGATGCTTCCACCTGGAACCGGGACCAGCTGCGCGACCACGCGATGAAGGAACTCAACGGTTCCGGCATGGTCGAGGCCTATCACAACCAGACCCTGTGGGATAACCGCCAGACCCGGCGCGTCTACGATGCCTTTGTCGACATCTGGGACCGTCAGGATTTGTGGGTGACGATTGACCGCGCCAACCTGAACACGCCCAACAATGGCAAGCGCAAGTTTGGCGGCTTCATCCACTGGGATGCCGACACGACGCTCGACCCGCTGCCCGTCAACGTGCAAGGCGTGCTGGCCCTGTCCGATACCTCGCCCGAGAGCGGCGGTTTTCAATGCTACCCGGAACTGTTCAACAACTTGCTGGCGTGGCGCAAGACCGTGCCGGCGGACCGCAATCCATGGCAGCCGGACCTGGCGACGGTGCCGTATCCGATGGAATTCATCGCCATGAAGAAAGGAGAGCTGCTGATTTTCAACAGCCTGCTGGCGCACGGCATCCGCCCGAACACGTCGACGGACCAGGTGCGCCTGGCGCAATACATCTCCTTTACGCCGGCGCAGGAAGACAATCAGTCGCTGCGCGACTGGCGCGTGCAAAGCTGGCGCGAGCGCAGCGCGCCGCAAGGCTATGCGTTTCCCGGCGACCCCGAGGAAAAGGAAAAACTGCGCTATCCGCAGGCGCAGTTGACGGAACTGGGCGAGAAGATCCTCGGCGCGCGCGCCTGGTAA
- a CDS encoding helix-turn-helix domain-containing protein has protein sequence MTPLFEQVTIPTGHSWGLLWRELDAIPFIWHYHPQFELTLTVNARGQRYIGDHLGDFEPGDLVLLGPNLPHTWSASERIDSAQPMLAVVVWFSLEWVEQLAACFPELHSVRQLAARAGPALHFSADTSARCAHQLLQLNALPVPQRLPLLLDVLLDLAGDGAARPLASTAQAPVHADGQQKRMAIVFDFMHAHFREEIALETLAQRAALSLGAFHRCFKRHAHCTPGEYLARLRIGRACQQLIESNLAIAVIAQEAGYRNLAHFNRQFRAAKHVTPRAFRLQYRRGPNDLS, from the coding sequence ATGACGCCTTTATTCGAACAAGTCACGATCCCGACGGGCCACTCCTGGGGCTTGCTGTGGCGCGAACTCGATGCCATTCCCTTCATCTGGCATTACCACCCGCAATTCGAGCTGACCCTGACCGTGAATGCGCGGGGACAGCGCTACATCGGCGACCATCTGGGCGACTTCGAACCGGGCGACCTGGTGCTGCTGGGGCCGAATTTGCCGCACACGTGGTCGGCCAGCGAGCGCATCGACAGCGCGCAACCGATGCTGGCCGTCGTCGTGTGGTTTTCGCTCGAGTGGGTGGAACAGCTGGCCGCCTGTTTTCCGGAATTGCACAGCGTGCGGCAGCTGGCGGCCCGCGCCGGCCCGGCCCTGCATTTTTCAGCGGACACGAGCGCACGCTGCGCCCATCAACTGCTGCAGCTGAATGCCCTGCCCGTGCCGCAGCGCCTGCCGCTGCTGCTCGACGTGCTGCTGGACCTGGCGGGCGATGGCGCCGCGCGGCCGTTGGCCTCGACAGCGCAGGCGCCGGTGCATGCCGATGGGCAGCAAAAGCGCATGGCAATCGTGTTTGACTTCATGCACGCACATTTCCGGGAAGAGATCGCACTGGAAACCCTGGCGCAGCGGGCGGCCCTGTCGCTGGGCGCGTTTCACCGCTGTTTCAAGCGCCACGCGCATTGCACGCCGGGCGAGTATCTGGCGCGGCTGCGCATCGGGCGCGCCTGCCAGCAGCTGATCGAGAGCAATCTCGCCATTGCCGTCATCGCGCAAGAGGCGGGCTACCGCAACCTCGCGCATTTCAACCGCCAGTTCCGTGCCGCCAAGCACGTGACGCCGCGCGCGTTTCGCCTGCAATACCGGCGCGGTCCCAACGACCTGTCGTAA
- a CDS encoding hybrid sensor histidine kinase/response regulator produces MAKHDRKQYLLPPSAPLSLSDERLANLLDSITDGFCLLDRDWTIRYLNPRGADMLAPQHPSGVSLAGKNLWQACPELPGTDLETQCRRAMAQQQSCSFELLHPPLGRWLEVRIFPSSDGLTTYIQDITQRKADEESLRHSEEDLRALANSIPQLAWIASFDGTIAWYNQRWHDYTGTSSEQMAGDGWSIAYDVRHLPSMLQAWKTALHDGTPFEMEFPIRGADGQYRWFLTRANPVRDRGGQLLRWFGTSTDVDQVKRAQEALRDETRVLELLNNTGAALAGTLDLPALLQETVDAATRISGARFGAFYYDDAGEVHDSVAPLPSARAVNGISLRQADAIAAELRQGPAMRQNDLLAAPDASAGGAPPLRSCLSLPVSSRSGLLLGRLLLGHPQAGMFSARSERIVSAIAAQAAVALDNTRLYAAATRAAEERKVLLDSEREARAEAERTNQLKDDFLTTLSHELRTPLSAILGWAQVLRRGTRDQADLHRGLQSIERNARAQAQLIEDLLDMSRITSDKVLLDLQTIVPASIIASAIETLRPAADAKHIAVHSDIASDAGTITGDPSRIQQVIWNLLSNALKFTPQGGRVDIGVRREASRLAITVADNGVGIRKDFLPHVFDRFRQADASTTRRHGGLGLGLAIVKHLVEQHGGTVTASSAGDMQGASFTVRLPLGTRSAPARPKGGDLSAGHDLRGVTVLLVDDEADARELTARILRDHHAEVHGAGSVAQALQLLEQVSPHVLVSDIGMPDADGFDLLARIRAHASPDAASLPALALTAFAQPQDRQRALASGFQAWVSKPLDPAELLAAVAQLAAPRHDPGRKAVP; encoded by the coding sequence ATGGCCAAGCATGACCGCAAGCAATATCTGCTGCCTCCATCAGCGCCGCTGAGCCTGTCTGACGAGCGCCTGGCCAACTTGTTGGACAGCATTACCGACGGCTTTTGCCTGCTCGACCGCGACTGGACCATCCGCTACCTCAATCCGCGCGGCGCCGACATGCTGGCGCCGCAGCACCCGTCCGGCGTCAGCCTGGCGGGCAAGAACCTGTGGCAAGCCTGCCCCGAACTGCCGGGCACGGACCTGGAAACGCAGTGCCGGCGCGCCATGGCGCAGCAGCAAAGCTGCAGTTTCGAGCTGCTGCATCCGCCGCTGGGGCGCTGGCTGGAAGTACGCATCTTTCCTTCCAGCGACGGCTTGACCACGTATATCCAGGACATCACCCAGCGCAAGGCGGACGAGGAAAGCTTGCGCCACAGCGAAGAAGACTTGCGCGCGCTGGCCAATTCCATCCCGCAACTGGCCTGGATCGCCAGTTTCGACGGCACCATAGCCTGGTACAACCAGCGCTGGCACGACTACACGGGCACCAGTTCCGAACAGATGGCGGGCGATGGCTGGAGCATCGCCTATGACGTGCGGCATTTGCCGTCCATGCTGCAAGCGTGGAAAACCGCCCTGCACGACGGCACGCCTTTCGAAATGGAGTTCCCCATCCGTGGCGCCGACGGCCAGTACCGCTGGTTCCTGACGCGCGCCAATCCCGTGCGCGACCGGGGCGGCCAGCTGCTGCGCTGGTTTGGCACGAGCACCGACGTCGACCAGGTCAAGCGCGCGCAGGAAGCCTTGCGCGACGAGACGCGCGTGCTCGAATTGCTCAACAATACGGGCGCGGCCCTGGCCGGCACGCTCGACTTGCCGGCTCTGCTGCAGGAAACCGTCGATGCGGCCACGCGCATCAGCGGCGCGCGCTTCGGCGCCTTTTATTATGACGATGCGGGCGAGGTCCACGACAGCGTCGCCCCCCTGCCATCGGCACGCGCCGTCAACGGCATCAGCCTGCGCCAGGCCGACGCCATCGCGGCGGAACTGCGCCAGGGACCGGCCATGCGCCAGAACGACTTGCTGGCCGCGCCCGATGCCAGCGCCGGCGGCGCGCCGCCGCTGCGCAGCTGCCTGAGCCTGCCCGTCAGCTCGCGCTCGGGCCTGTTGCTGGGACGCCTGCTGCTCGGCCATCCGCAGGCGGGCATGTTCAGCGCGCGCAGCGAACGCATCGTGTCGGCCATCGCGGCGCAGGCCGCCGTCGCGCTCGACAATACGCGCCTGTACGCGGCCGCCACGCGCGCCGCCGAAGAGCGCAAGGTGCTGCTTGACAGCGAACGCGAAGCGCGCGCCGAGGCCGAGCGCACGAACCAGCTGAAAGACGATTTCCTCACCACCCTGTCGCACGAACTGCGCACGCCGCTGTCGGCCATCCTGGGCTGGGCGCAGGTGCTGCGGCGCGGCACGCGCGACCAGGCAGACCTGCACCGCGGCCTGCAAAGCATCGAACGCAATGCGCGGGCGCAGGCGCAACTGATCGAGGACCTGCTCGACATGAGCCGCATCACTTCCGACAAGGTGCTGCTGGACCTGCAAACCATCGTGCCTGCCAGCATCATCGCCTCGGCCATCGAAACCCTGCGCCCGGCGGCCGACGCCAAGCACATCGCCGTTCACAGCGACATCGCCAGCGATGCGGGCACCATCACGGGCGACCCCAGCCGCATCCAGCAAGTGATCTGGAACCTGCTGTCGAATGCCCTGAAATTCACGCCGCAAGGGGGACGGGTCGACATCGGCGTGCGCCGCGAGGCGAGCCGGCTGGCCATCACGGTGGCCGACAACGGCGTCGGCATCAGGAAAGACTTCCTGCCCCACGTGTTCGACCGCTTCCGCCAGGCCGACGCCTCCACCACGCGCCGGCATGGCGGCCTGGGGCTGGGACTGGCGATCGTCAAGCACCTGGTGGAGCAGCATGGCGGCACGGTCACGGCCAGCAGCGCCGGCGACATGCAGGGCGCGAGCTTTACCGTGCGCCTGCCCCTGGGAACGCGGTCCGCGCCGGCGCGCCCCAAAGGTGGCGACCTGTCCGCCGGCCATGACTTGCGCGGCGTCACCGTGCTGCTGGTCGATGACGAGGCCGATGCGCGCGAACTGACGGCGCGCATCCTGCGCGACCACCACGCCGAAGTGCATGGCGCCGGCAGCGTGGCGCAAGCGCTGCAACTGCTGGAGCAAGTAAGCCCGCACGTGCTGGTCAGCGACATCGGCATGCCCGACGCCGACGGTTTCGACTTGCTGGCGCGCATACGCGCGCACGCTTCCCCCGATGCGGCCAGTCTGCCCGCGCTGGCGCTGACGGCGTTCGCGCAACCGCAGGACCGCCAGCGGGCGCTGGCCAGCGGCTTCCAGGCCTGGGTCTCGAAACCGCTGGACCCGGCCGAACTGCTGGCGGCCGTGGCGCAGCTGGCTGCCCCGCGCCATGACCCCGGCCGCAAGGCAGTTCCCTGA
- a CDS encoding GGDEF domain-containing response regulator produces the protein MPSQDEILKAKILVVDDSPDNVDLMLEILRDAGYTNVTATMRPAQVCPLHREHCYDLILLDLQMPELNGFQVMKGLKEIEHGGYLPVLALTAQPSFKIAALEAGARDFISKPFDLMEVHKRIHNMLEVRLLYKELAQYSKQQQELALHDPLTGLPNRRLLEDRIEHTLQQSARSRGKSAILYLDLDGFKAINDSYGHGYGDEILKMVAARLVGASRKEDTVARIGGDEFVIVLGNLAGKGDAREPAAKLIEVISEPYFINDLTLRLSTSIGIAIYPDDASTVESLLGSADTALYEAKRAGKNRFCCIPHEVIASQVNVQKSSIPSIA, from the coding sequence ATGCCCAGCCAAGATGAGATTTTGAAAGCCAAAATTTTGGTCGTTGACGATTCCCCCGACAATGTTGACCTGATGCTGGAAATCCTGCGCGATGCAGGCTATACCAACGTCACGGCCACCATGCGTCCGGCCCAGGTCTGCCCCCTGCACCGGGAACATTGCTACGACCTGATCTTGCTGGATCTGCAAATGCCGGAGCTCAATGGTTTCCAGGTCATGAAAGGCTTGAAGGAAATCGAGCATGGCGGCTACCTGCCCGTGCTGGCCCTGACGGCACAGCCGAGTTTCAAGATCGCCGCCTTGGAAGCAGGCGCGCGCGACTTCATCAGCAAACCGTTCGACCTGATGGAAGTGCACAAGCGCATCCACAACATGCTGGAAGTGCGCCTGCTGTACAAGGAGCTGGCCCAATACAGCAAGCAGCAGCAGGAACTGGCCTTGCACGACCCGCTGACGGGCTTGCCGAACCGGCGCCTGCTGGAAGACCGCATCGAGCATACCCTGCAGCAATCGGCCCGCAGCCGCGGCAAGTCGGCCATCCTGTACCTGGACCTGGACGGTTTCAAGGCCATCAACGACAGTTACGGCCACGGCTATGGCGATGAAATCCTGAAAATGGTGGCGGCCCGCCTGGTGGGCGCCTCGCGCAAGGAAGACACGGTGGCGCGCATCGGCGGCGACGAATTCGTCATCGTGCTGGGCAACCTGGCCGGCAAGGGCGACGCGCGCGAGCCGGCCGCCAAGCTGATCGAAGTCATTTCCGAGCCGTATTTCATCAACGACCTGACCCTGCGCCTGTCGACCAGCATCGGCATCGCCATCTATCCGGACGATGCCAGCACCGTCGAATCGCTGCTGGGCTCGGCCGACACGGCCCTGTACGAAGCCAAGCGCGCCGGCAAGAACCGCTTTTGCTGCATTCCGCACGAGGTGATCGCTTCGCAGGTCAACGTGCAGAAAAGCAGCATCCCGTCGATCGCCTGA